A region of Rhodospirillales bacterium DNA encodes the following proteins:
- a CDS encoding TetR/AcrR family transcriptional regulator: protein MRTSAIRASSRVKIESQTDDAGLIERRRSQLVAAAAQCFGANGFHRTTIKDIAEVAGFSPGLVYTYVREKEDVLFLVIVSLLENYAREIPEAIAGKTDPLDRFCAAVETYCRAVGRNVGATALAYRETKSLSRGRQKVLMQLELSTNKMISDCLDGCIRAGYFRAVNLDLVTYRIVLLAHGWALKAWHFKRITTLEGYIKEGLDLFLHALLTKAGWRRLRTLGRGESVATVVAARECPGPRRTRKAAQ from the coding sequence ATGCGCACATCGGCGATCCGCGCGTCGAGCCGGGTCAAGATCGAAAGCCAGACCGACGACGCCGGACTGATAGAGCGCCGACGTTCGCAGCTCGTGGCGGCGGCGGCGCAATGCTTCGGCGCCAACGGGTTTCATCGTACGACGATCAAGGACATCGCCGAGGTGGCGGGCTTCAGCCCCGGCTTGGTCTACACATATGTCAGAGAGAAGGAGGACGTTCTCTTCCTGGTGATCGTCTCGCTGCTTGAGAACTACGCGCGCGAGATCCCCGAAGCGATCGCCGGCAAGACCGATCCGCTGGACCGGTTCTGCGCGGCCGTGGAGACGTATTGCAGGGCTGTCGGAAGGAACGTCGGCGCCACCGCGCTCGCCTACCGCGAGACCAAATCCCTGTCGCGCGGTCGCCAGAAGGTGCTAATGCAGCTGGAGCTCAGTACCAACAAGATGATCTCCGACTGTCTGGACGGGTGCATCCGGGCCGGCTATTTCCGCGCCGTGAACCTCGACCTGGTCACCTACCGTATCGTCCTCCTCGCCCATGGCTGGGCCCTGAAAGCCTGGCATTTCAAGCGTATCACCACGCTCGAGGGGTACATCAAGGAGGGTCTCGACCTTTTCCTGCATGCGCTGCTGACCAAGGCCGGCTGGCGGCGGTTGCGGACGCTCGGTCGTGGCGAATCGGTCGCCACCGTCGTCGCGGCCCGCGAGTGTCCTGGTCCTCGTCGCACGCGGAAGGCCGCGCAATGA